One window of Brevibacillus choshinensis genomic DNA carries:
- a CDS encoding MDR family MFS transporter produces the protein MSSDARHVRLITTSLLLGLILSSIDQTIVSTAMPSVSNELGGISLYSWVFAIYMLASTTSMPIYGKTADLFGRKKMYLIGLFFFLAGSALCGFAQTMTELIVYRGIQGLGAGTLMPIAFTILADIYPPEKIGKFQGMFSAVFAVSSVLGPAIGGTIVEQWHWGWIFFINLPIGIPAFFLLAFSLKEKKGNEKRSIDWMGAVTLSGAVISLLLAMVLIGNGQEGGVPSEWQSPRTIGMLSASTILLALFLWLETKAKEPIIPLHLFKLPAIAFGNISGFFVSAALFSAIAYIPLFVQGGIGLSPSQAGYLLSPLMLATVVTSSIGGRLISKVSYRTILLPSLAVMASGFFLLQLIDMDTPTSVIVLDLIVIGLGMGAVYPTLGTAAVRSVDPVNRGVASSSSQFFRSIGGTIGVSVLGSLLSHSFQTVFFAGFVFVCVGLLATVFLGKARLIPKATSDRDSSMK, from the coding sequence ATGTCCAGCGACGCACGTCATGTACGACTGATCACGACCAGTCTCTTATTGGGGTTGATTTTGTCATCCATCGATCAGACCATTGTTTCCACTGCAATGCCCAGCGTTAGTAATGAATTGGGAGGGATTTCCCTATATAGCTGGGTGTTTGCCATCTACATGTTAGCTTCTACTACCTCCATGCCGATTTACGGAAAAACGGCTGATCTGTTTGGACGCAAGAAAATGTATTTGATCGGGTTGTTTTTCTTTCTGGCTGGTTCCGCCTTATGTGGTTTTGCTCAAACGATGACCGAGCTGATTGTGTACCGAGGCATTCAAGGGCTTGGCGCAGGAACGTTAATGCCCATTGCCTTTACGATCCTTGCAGATATCTATCCACCCGAAAAGATCGGAAAGTTTCAAGGGATGTTTAGCGCCGTATTCGCTGTATCGAGTGTCCTGGGTCCTGCCATTGGGGGAACGATCGTCGAGCAATGGCATTGGGGATGGATCTTTTTCATTAACCTTCCGATCGGCATTCCTGCTTTTTTCTTGCTGGCATTTTCGCTGAAAGAAAAGAAAGGGAACGAGAAACGATCCATCGACTGGATGGGAGCTGTTACACTTAGTGGCGCTGTCATCTCCCTCTTACTGGCTATGGTCCTGATAGGGAATGGGCAGGAAGGGGGAGTTCCGAGTGAATGGCAATCTCCGCGCACGATCGGAATGTTGAGTGCTAGCACCATCCTTCTCGCCCTGTTTTTATGGCTAGAAACGAAAGCAAAGGAGCCCATCATTCCGCTCCATTTGTTCAAGCTACCTGCCATTGCGTTTGGAAACATCTCTGGATTCTTTGTCAGCGCGGCGCTGTTCAGTGCAATTGCGTATATTCCTTTGTTCGTTCAGGGCGGGATCGGGCTAAGTCCTTCTCAAGCCGGCTATCTGTTATCCCCGCTGATGCTCGCAACGGTCGTCACCTCGAGCATCGGTGGACGCTTGATAAGCAAAGTATCTTATCGAACGATTCTCCTGCCGAGTCTGGCTGTGATGGCCAGCGGATTCTTTCTTTTGCAGCTGATCGATATGGATACTCCCACCTCTGTCATTGTTCTGGATTTGATTGTCATCGGCTTGGGGATGGGCGCCGTCTACCCTACGCTTGGTACTGCCGCGGTGAGATCAGTCGATCCTGTTAATCGGGGAGTTGCATCTTCTTCTTCGCAATTTTTCCGTTCGATTGGCGGGACGATCGGGGTCAGTGTACTGGGCAGTCTGCTTAGCCATTCCTTTCAAACCGTGTTTTTTGCAGGCTTTGTCTTCGTTTGTGTCGGCTTACTGGCGACCGTCTTTTTGGGAAAGGCTCGTTTGATTCCCAAGGCAACATCGGATCGAGACTCTTCTATGAAATAG